A stretch of DNA from Leptospira barantonii:
GGATATCTTTGACCGAAGTTTTGATTCTGCGTGATTTACCGATTTGTTGAAACAATCCGACGAGAGCGGAAATACTTCCCACCGCTAAAAGAGCGCACAATAAATATCCCGCCGGACTGGACATCCAGTCTTCTTTGATCTGCGCGGTGGCCGCGTGAAACGCAAGTAAAAGAAAAATTCCCGGAAATAGTTTGTGTGTTACGCGGAAGAATCGATACGGAATTCTACGGAAGAGCGCGGTTACGATTAATATTATAAAAATATAAAATACAATCTCTGCGATTGCGGTTCCGGCTTGAAAAAGAGTGATTTGCAATTCGGAAAATTTGCTTTCGTCCCCTAATTCTCCCGGATTTGGAATGATTTTAAGTTCGACGAGCCAATGAGGAACTTCTTCCGTGAGCCAATGAAGAACAACGAATACCGAAGCGAAAATTCCCGCGGATCTATGTACGACGTAAGCCTTATCCAATCCTCCGAGGATACGGTTGATTCTTTCCAAACGTATGGAAAGAATCATGGACAGAACCATAAGAGACATCGAGCAGATTCCCGTAAGATAAACGAGTTGTTCGCGCAGTTCTAACCAGGAAGGATTTTGAATCAGATGAATCGGGCCGGGTGAAAGGGCAAAGATCGAACATCCTACGAGTATAAAAGCGAAGATCCATTTTTTGGTTTTCATCGCCTTCTTTGTCGTTATGACTTTCTTCGTTGTCAATCATTCAAGGACGCGCCCGTTGATAAAGTTTTGAAAATCGATAACAAATGTTAACAAACTTAAGCTGAGTCGTTTTCTTTTGCAAGTTTGCTCTTGATTCTACTGAGATGAACCTTGCTGATT
This window harbors:
- a CDS encoding ferredoxin reductase family protein, translated to MKTKKWIFAFILVGCSIFALSPGPIHLIQNPSWLELREQLVYLTGICSMSLMVLSMILSIRLERINRILGGLDKAYVVHRSAGIFASVFVVLHWLTEEVPHWLVELKIIPNPGELGDESKFSELQITLFQAGTAIAEIVFYIFIILIVTALFRRIPYRFFRVTHKLFPGIFLLLAFHAATAQIKEDWMSSPAGYLLCALLAVGSISALVGLFQQIGKSRRIKTSVKDIQHHKSGIFDIHLETVDKPWTHRAGQYAFLRFGDDKEPHPFTIASSSEKNPNELRFVIKGLGDFTKELNNRIRVGQPIDVEGPYGEFTFEDDCERQVWIAGGIGITPFLARLELLSNLGGAKKQIDFWYCTRGELENQFPSSLQNLCKKNGIDFYHLNSNQKEYLTVAKLHAAIGDFENVSIWFCGPEKFATDLRKNLKSRKFNDARFHYDNFSMR